A single window of Nitrospirota bacterium DNA harbors:
- a CDS encoding type II toxin-antitoxin system HicA family toxin: MPRIVPVSYEKLGNVFEKAGFKLARVEGDHFIYTKTGVVRPVVIPNRKDVPVFIIKNNLRTAGISRDEYFRLLTELNG, translated from the coding sequence ATGCCACGTATAGTTCCTGTTTCTTATGAGAAGTTGGGGAATGTGTTTGAAAAAGCCGGGTTTAAATTAGCCCGTGTGGAAGGTGATCATTTTATTTATACAAAAACTGGTGTTGTAAGACCAGTGGTTATCCCAAACAGAAAAGATGTTCCGGTTTTTATAATCAAAAACAATTTAAGGACTGCGGGTATTAGCAGAGATGAGTATTTTAGGCTCCTTACCGAATTAAATGGGTAA
- a CDS encoding type II toxin-antitoxin system HicB family antitoxin, which yields MVSIDYDIIVFKEGDVFVAYCPELDVSSCGDSVEHSKEMLKTAVRLFIEEAEKMGTLDEILTESNYRKDENDRWVSPKIVATELVSV from the coding sequence ATGGTATCAATAGATTACGATATAATTGTATTTAAGGAGGGCGATGTATTTGTTGCCTATTGTCCTGAGCTGGATGTTTCAAGCTGTGGAGACAGCGTTGAGCATTCCAAAGAAATGCTGAAGACTGCGGTCAGACTTTTCATAGAAGAGGCAGAAAAAATGGGGACTCTTGATGAAATACTGACAGAGTCTAATTATCGAAAAGATGAAAATGACAGGTGGGTATCACCTAAAATAGTAGCCACAGAATTAGTAAGTGTGTAA
- a CDS encoding type II toxin-antitoxin system HicB family antitoxin: MKTYTAVIERCSDTGLYIGYVPGFPGAHSQAETLDEINNNLKEVIEILLEDGDPKMESEFIGTQNVILA; encoded by the coding sequence ATGAAAACATACACAGCAGTCATTGAACGTTGTTCGGATACTGGTTTATACATTGGATACGTGCCTGGTTTTCCTGGAGCACATTCTCAGGCTGAAACCCTTGATGAAATAAACAACAATTTAAAAGAAGTAATTGAAATATTGCTTGAGGATGGCGACCCTAAGATGGAATCTGAATTTATTGGCACACAAAATGTAATCTTAGCATGA
- a CDS encoding FeoB-associated Cys-rich membrane protein, producing the protein MAITDYFWITVIVSGAVYILYRSMFKKGSGGGCHGCGSATCSKKPHVK; encoded by the coding sequence ATGGCGATAACTGATTATTTCTGGATAACGGTCATAGTGTCAGGGGCAGTTTATATTTTATACAGATCGATGTTTAAAAAAGGGAGCGGCGGAGGGTGCCACGGTTGCGGTTCCGCCACGTGTTCAAAGAAGCCGCATGTTAAGTAG
- the feoB gene encoding ferrous iron transport protein B has translation MTEVTNPKKYITVAVAGNPNAGKSTLINAICGSRLHVGNWSGVTVEKKEAVFVHGDIEIKLVDLPGVYSLSPFSQDEVIARTFLLNDKPDCIINVVDATNLERNLSLTIQLMELEIPIIMALNIYDEAEKKGYKIDYRKMAEMLGIFVVPTVARKKQGVSELLDAVVNISLSGNRGARKPKQLVYDEDVESAMQVVKEEIQRRYPEAQNKYPLKWLSYMVLEGDPVMTREFEAVAGPDIISRATEHIREAHDSDIRSVIADARYAISAGLAHEVLSRPLVPKIEFTEKIDKLLLNKYLGIPTFLVFIWFIFKLTFDISAPFSNWISGAFSGPVTTWLRALLVLVEAPQWMVSLLTEGVIAGVGLVLTFFPMIFTMMFFITFLEGSGYMARAAFVMDGLMHTVGLHGKSFIPMLLGFGCNVPAIYATRTLETGADKILTALLIPLMSCSARLPVYILFVSVFFGAHSGTVLWSLYVLGIVLAFLVGIILRKSVFKGEVSMFIMELPPYRIPSFNNLMVHSWEKGKHFVAKAGTYIFAMSILIWFLFNLPWGVENKRDSYLGQAGKALSPVFKPLGFGNWEAVSSLITGVVAKEIVVSTMGEIYAGTKKGEANKTLSVADDLRELIISFIKACRDSVRNVFSSLMISSIGGGGPKETPSPLISAIHGAFSPLSAYAFMVFVLIYMPCMVTAAAFKHEFGSWKWFGVAVSYELSLAWAAAFVIYQVGALLKLGV, from the coding sequence ATGACAGAAGTAACTAATCCAAAAAAATATATAACTGTAGCAGTAGCCGGAAACCCCAATGCCGGTAAGTCAACCCTGATTAATGCCATATGCGGTAGCAGGCTTCATGTGGGCAACTGGTCTGGGGTGACGGTGGAGAAAAAAGAGGCAGTGTTTGTGCATGGCGATATAGAGATAAAACTTGTTGATTTACCCGGCGTATATAGCCTGAGTCCTTTTTCACAGGATGAGGTTATAGCCAGAACCTTTCTCTTAAATGACAAACCGGACTGTATCATAAATGTTGTTGACGCTACTAATCTTGAGAGAAACCTAAGTCTTACTATTCAACTGATGGAGCTTGAAATTCCCATAATAATGGCTCTTAATATATACGATGAGGCAGAGAAAAAGGGGTATAAAATAGATTATAGGAAAATGGCCGAGATGCTTGGTATTTTTGTTGTCCCAACAGTGGCAAGGAAAAAACAAGGAGTGTCAGAGCTATTAGATGCCGTAGTAAACATATCGTTAAGCGGCAATCGTGGCGCCAGAAAACCAAAACAGCTTGTTTATGACGAGGATGTTGAGTCAGCTATGCAAGTTGTCAAAGAGGAGATACAACGACGCTATCCGGAGGCTCAGAATAAATATCCTCTAAAGTGGCTTTCATACATGGTATTGGAGGGTGATCCTGTAATGACAAGAGAATTTGAGGCTGTTGCCGGCCCTGATATAATTAGCAGAGCTACAGAGCACATAAGAGAAGCTCATGACAGCGATATACGCTCTGTCATAGCGGATGCCAGGTATGCGATCTCAGCAGGCCTTGCACACGAGGTGCTGTCAAGGCCGCTTGTCCCTAAAATTGAGTTCACTGAAAAAATAGATAAGCTACTGCTTAACAAATACCTTGGCATTCCCACTTTTCTTGTGTTTATATGGTTTATTTTTAAGTTGACTTTTGACATATCAGCGCCATTTTCTAACTGGATAAGCGGAGCCTTCTCAGGTCCAGTGACAACATGGCTAAGGGCACTGTTAGTGCTGGTGGAGGCGCCACAGTGGATGGTTTCACTTCTTACCGAGGGCGTCATAGCCGGAGTTGGTCTTGTGCTAACCTTTTTCCCCATGATTTTTACGATGATGTTTTTTATCACGTTTTTAGAGGGAAGCGGATACATGGCAAGGGCGGCTTTTGTAATGGATGGGCTTATGCACACTGTGGGTCTGCATGGAAAGTCTTTTATTCCAATGCTGCTTGGGTTTGGTTGTAATGTGCCGGCTATTTATGCTACCCGCACGCTTGAAACCGGTGCGGACAAAATCCTCACAGCGCTGCTTATCCCTTTAATGTCTTGCAGTGCAAGGTTGCCTGTGTACATTCTGTTTGTCAGCGTGTTTTTTGGCGCACACTCAGGCACTGTGTTGTGGTCGCTGTACGTGCTTGGAATAGTACTTGCGTTTTTAGTAGGGATCATTCTTAGGAAATCAGTGTTTAAAGGAGAGGTCTCGATGTTTATCATGGAATTACCACCGTATCGAATTCCCTCTTTTAATAATTTGATGGTTCATAGCTGGGAAAAGGGAAAGCATTTCGTAGCAAAAGCGGGAACATATATTTTTGCTATGTCAATACTTATCTGGTTTCTCTTTAATCTGCCCTGGGGGGTTGAAAACAAGAGGGATTCCTATCTTGGACAGGCTGGAAAAGCGCTGTCGCCGGTTTTTAAACCGCTTGGGTTTGGTAATTGGGAGGCGGTATCTTCTCTTATAACAGGTGTTGTAGCCAAAGAAATCGTGGTCAGCACGATGGGTGAGATATATGCCGGCACAAAAAAGGGGGAAGCTAATAAGACATTATCTGTGGCGGATGATCTAAGAGAGTTAATCATTTCATTTATAAAGGCGTGCAGGGACTCGGTAAGGAATGTGTTTTCCTCCCTTATGATATCAAGTATAGGAGGAGGGGGGCCAAAAGAGACTCCGTCACCTTTGATTTCTGCTATACACGGAGCATTTAGTCCGCTTAGTGCCTATGCCTTTATGGTATTTGTATTAATTTACATGCCGTGTATGGTTACGGCAGCAGCGTTTAAGCATGAGTTTGGCTCGTGGAAATGGTTTGGTGTTGCAGTCTCTTATGAATTGTCTCTTGCCTGGGCAGCAGCCTTTGTGATTTATCAGGTTGGAGCATTACTAAAATTAGGAGTGTGA
- a CDS encoding transcriptional repressor, translating into MINEAKLEFEQYLNSRQLKMTTQRELILEVFLTNAKHISSEELYNIVSAKDSSVGQATVYRTLKLLTDSAIARECEFGDGIHRYEPNIGVGHHDHLVCLQCGKKIEIYDEKIEKQQELIAKKHGFKITKHRMDLFGVCSDCLFHNNVSQLHKGYKDASNAMKSAVAETMPLARLEIGSKAVVTEFILEDSIHSDTAAPENKSITAHHNRVQELGIRAGKVVEMLNNKGRGPVLFKVDDSRIALARGLAMKIMVKRDGQI; encoded by the coding sequence ATGATTAATGAAGCAAAGTTGGAATTTGAACAATACCTTAACAGCCGGCAGCTTAAGATGACAACACAGCGTGAGTTAATACTTGAGGTTTTTCTCACAAACGCTAAGCATATTTCCTCTGAAGAGCTGTATAACATAGTAAGCGCTAAGGACAGCTCTGTCGGCCAGGCAACAGTTTATAGAACTCTAAAGCTTCTGACTGACTCGGCAATAGCCCGTGAGTGCGAATTTGGAGATGGCATACACCGATATGAACCCAACATCGGTGTTGGCCACCATGATCATTTAGTGTGCTTACAATGCGGTAAAAAAATTGAGATTTATGACGAAAAAATCGAGAAACAACAGGAATTAATAGCCAAAAAGCATGGGTTTAAAATTACAAAGCACCGGATGGATTTGTTTGGAGTTTGTAGTGATTGTCTATTTCACAATAATGTATCGCAATTACATAAGGGGTACAAGGATGCCAGCAATGCAATGAAATCTGCTGTTGCTGAGACAATGCCACTTGCCAGATTGGAAATAGGCAGCAAGGCTGTCGTGACAGAATTTATATTGGAGGACAGCATACACTCAGATACTGCTGCACCAGAGAACAAATCAATCACTGCCCACCACAACAGGGTTCAGGAGTTAGGGATAAGGGCCGGGAAAGTGGTGGAGATGCTTAACAACAAAGGACGCGGTCCGGTGCTGTTTAAAGTTGACGATTCACGCATCGCCCTGGCAAGAGGGCTTGCCATGAAAATAATGGTTAAAAGGGATGGACAGATATGA
- a CDS encoding MFS transporter, whose translation MPGDKKIVSTYMVMCIAGLFAIFSTTMAKSPVLPLYAAYLGVGTSGIGVIASISPIAGITCSIPAGILANRYGSKRMLLVASCVFFTAPLLYLLSPNVVYLSLVRFYHGLATAIFIPVAMSVISALHANRKGELLGTFSSATLTGRFFAPIVGGTIIGFFATEQRMGFNAVYALCCLSGLITMFLIFKLPGDGQNLEPPKRTDIINMLTELLTRKAILLAAAVEAAVLFSYGTFETFLPLYFLSKGFTPYKIGVVLSAQIISVALTKPLMGRMSDKHGRVNQIIAGLLLCALCAGSISFVNSFLSGLIISILFGLCISVVTSATSALVADISSKEQLSSSMGVFASVMDIGHTAGPLVSGIVAASIGLNRVFFVSSAVLVAALIMFSANRRRFSVF comes from the coding sequence ATGCCGGGTGATAAAAAAATAGTGTCAACGTATATGGTCATGTGCATTGCCGGGCTTTTTGCGATATTTAGTACCACAATGGCTAAAAGTCCGGTTCTGCCCCTGTATGCCGCATATTTGGGGGTTGGGACATCAGGGATAGGGGTTATAGCCTCAATCTCGCCGATAGCCGGTATAACGTGCAGTATTCCGGCTGGAATACTTGCAAACAGGTACGGCAGTAAGAGGATGCTTCTTGTTGCCTCATGTGTTTTTTTTACAGCACCACTACTGTATCTATTATCACCAAATGTCGTGTATTTGTCGCTTGTAAGGTTCTATCACGGGCTGGCTACTGCTATCTTTATTCCTGTAGCCATGTCTGTTATCTCTGCATTACATGCTAACAGAAAGGGTGAGTTGCTGGGAACGTTTTCAAGCGCAACACTGACAGGAAGGTTTTTTGCGCCTATAGTGGGCGGCACTATAATTGGTTTTTTTGCAACAGAGCAGCGAATGGGTTTTAATGCAGTTTATGCGTTATGTTGTCTTAGCGGGCTGATTACAATGTTTTTAATTTTTAAACTGCCGGGGGATGGCCAAAATTTGGAGCCGCCAAAACGCACTGATATTATAAATATGCTGACAGAGTTATTGACACGCAAGGCAATACTGCTTGCAGCGGCAGTTGAAGCGGCGGTGCTTTTTTCCTATGGAACCTTTGAGACGTTTTTGCCGTTATATTTTCTAAGTAAAGGGTTTACCCCTTATAAGATAGGGGTGGTGCTTTCAGCTCAGATAATATCAGTGGCATTGACCAAACCGCTAATGGGAAGGATGTCCGATAAGCATGGCAGGGTTAATCAGATAATAGCAGGGCTTCTGTTATGTGCCTTATGTGCTGGGTCTATTAGTTTTGTAAACAGCTTTCTGAGCGGCTTAATAATAAGCATACTATTTGGTCTGTGCATTTCGGTTGTGACCTCAGCCACATCAGCGCTGGTAGCTGACATAAGCAGCAAAGAGCAATTAAGCTCATCAATGGGAGTGTTTGCCTCAGTGATGGACATAGGACACACGGCAGGACCTCTTGTATCAGGAATAGTTGCCGCATCCATTGGCTTAAACAGAGTGTTTTTTGTATCATCTGCAGTGCTTGTTGCTGCTCTTATAATGTTTAGCGCAAACAGGAGGAGATTCTCTGTATTTTAG